TGGTCCGGTTTCGATAACCGTTACCGGAACTGCCGTCCCGTCATCCATGAAGAGACGGGTCATACCTAATTTTCTGCCAAGTAATGTTTGCATTCTTCAGCCGTCAGGTTTTAATTTCAACATCAACACCGGCAGGCAAATCGAGCTTCATCAAAGCATCAACCGTCTGCGGCGTGGAGTCATAAATATCAATTAATCGCTTGTGAATCCGGGTTTCAAACTGCTCCCGAGATTTTTTATCAACGTGAGGAGATCTTAAAACCGTATATACGGTTCTCTTG
This portion of the Candidatus Zixiibacteriota bacterium genome encodes:
- the rpsJ gene encoding 30S ribosomal protein S10, translated to MDPQKIRIRLKAYDHFSLDRSTKEIVRTALRTGARIAGPVPLPTKRTVYTVLRSPHVDKKSREQFETRIHKRLIDIYDSTPQTVDALMKLDLPAGVDVEIKT